The genomic segment ATCAGGCCGCATGCAAGGAAGACCAGCGAAAAGCTGCCCAGCTGGTCGCGGGCAATGCCGCCCAGGGCCGGGCCGATCGCCGCCGAAGTGGAGATCAGGCTCATCGTCGAATAGAGTTCCAGATTGGGGCGCTTGCCGAACACGTCCAGCAGCAACATGGCCACGCTGACATAGCTGAAGCCGATGCCGATCCCCAGGCCAAGCGTCGCGATCCCGATTGCCGCCGGATTGTTCCCGCCCATCAGCGCGAAAACGCCGATGATGGCAGTGGCCAACGACAGCATCGAAAGCGCACGGGGCTTCATCTTTTCGCCCGCCACACCGGCCACGGCCGATGCACCGGCACTGATCAGGGCCAACGCGCTCATCACCGTGGCCGCACCGCCCATGCCAAGGCCGCTGTCGGACAGGTGCTGCACGGCGAAACCATGAACGGTGGTGCTGATCAGCAGCAGCGAAGTGTAGGCGCCCACGATCACGTAATACTGCGGCGTACGCATGGCTGCGCGCACGTTCCAGCCAACCTTTGCATCCGCGGACTTCGCCTTGCCGCCGGCATCCTTGTTGTTCCAGCGCGTCGCAGTGACAGCGGAGGTGAACATGGACAGCAGCAGGGCCGCAACCGCCGCGCCGCCCCAGAACAGGCGCCATTCATTGGTGAATTCCTGCGTGGCGAAGGCAATCAGCGGGCCTGCGACCGAGCCGAGGCCGCCCACGGTGAAGTAGAAGCCCATCGCGGTGGAGTGCTTCTTGAAAGAGTGGGAAATGACATTGACCGCCGGAACCTGCCCGCAGATCGCAAAACCGATGCCCAGCAGGATCGTGCCGAGGAAATAGACGAACGGGTTGTAAGTCAGCGCCAGGCAGGCGAAGCCGCTGAACAGCACGGTGCCGCCCGTCAGCATCGTGCGCGAAACGCCGAACTTGCGGATCAGCAGGGCGGGAATCAGGCCGGAAAGCCCACAAGCGATGCCCAGCAGGGTAAAGCCCACCCCGGCAGTCGCCCAGCTCCAGCCCAGTTCTTCCACCATATAGGGCAGAACCACGCCGAGGCCGTTGAAAGTACAGGCGTTCAGAATGAAGAAGAGCAACGCAAGCGCGCCCAGCACCAGATATTTCAACCGGCCGTCGAACGTCATGGCGGGAACACTCCTTCGCGCAGAAACTATTAGCGTAGAATGAAGTGAGGCCGGTTTTGAGTCTTGATCGCCTGCGCCCTCACGCTTTGCAGCTTTGACATACGGCCCGAAGGCCGCCGCTTAATGGGCGACGGCGACTGCGGCCCCTGCCGGAACCTTCCGCTCGCCGCGATAGGCGGGGAGAAGGAACAGCAGGGTGCTGCCAAGTCCCATCACCGCCATGGAGACGACGATTGCGTCGCGATAGCTGCCTACAGCGTCAAACGCGGCATCCAGCAGCACCGGAGTGATGCCCTGTCCGGCGATGACGGCGGAATACATCACGCCCAGGATCGCGCCGAAGTGACGCAGGCCGAAATAGCGGGCGATGAAGAAGGGCAGCGCGCCGAACTGGGCGCCCAGTGCAATGCCAAGGCAAACGCCTGCGCCGAGCAGCATGGGGGCCGAAGTGCCGAATTCCAGCAGGAACAGGCCGGGAATCGCCAGCGCATACATCGGCACCACTATCCGGGGCGTGTTCGCCTTGTCGAGCATGCGGCCGCTGGCGACCTGCCAGGCCGAGGCCGAAAGGGCGAAGACGCTGACCACGGCAGTGCCCAGGCCGAGGCTGTAGCCGCGGTCACCCACGATCGGCACGACATGGCTGAGGATGGCGGTGGAAATGCCGCCACCGGCAGCGATGGCGATCATCAGCAGCCAGAACGCGGGAACGCGCGCGGCTTCCTTCAGCGTCATCCCTTCCAGCTTCGCGCCGGCGGCGGCGCGCTGGGCGGGATCGCTGCGGCTGGGCACGTCATGCAGCAGGAAATAGAAGACCGGGAAGCCTACCAGCAGGATGATCCCGGCAATACCGAGATAGCCTGCGCGCCAGCCCATGGTGGAAACAAGGACAGCCGCGACAATCGGCATGATCGTTGAGCCAACGCCATTGCCGAAGCCGGAACTGAAGCCCATCGCCGTGCCGCGATTGCGGTCGAACCATTCGGCCACCAGCTTGGCGAACATTGCGGTGCTGGGCAGTGCGCCGAAGATGCCGATGGCCAGGAAGGTGAGATAGAACTGGGCAAGGCTGCCGCTGGTCAGCGACAGTGCCGCAATGGACAGGCCGAGCGCGACATTGCCGAACAGGATCATCTTGCGCGAACCGTGCTGGTCCGAATAGCGGCCCGCAAGCGGATAGGCGATGGCGCAGGATACGGCGATAATCGCCATCACCGCCGAGATGCTGGCACGGGTCCAGCCGAAATCTTGGGACAGCGGCACAAGGAACGTCCCGAACACCGCGTGGACCGTGGCCGTGGTGGAGAGCACGCTGCCGGTTGTCGCGGCGGCGAGCACGCCCATCTGGCGGCGGCTGTCGAAGAAACCGGTCATAGCGGCGCTCCTTGCGCATTATTCGCCCATGCCGAGACTACCGCATCGGCGGTCGTCAGCAGAGCGCAGTTCTTGTGGAGGACCTTGAGCGTTCCGGTGTGCAGTTCCTCTTCATAAGAGGCGCAGGCGTCGGAAACGACGAAGACGTGGAAGCCCCGGTGAAAACCGGCCCTTGTGGTGGCATCCACACAGCAATCGGTGGCTACGCCGGTCATCACCAGCGTGTCGATGCCGCGCGCACGCAACTGATCTTCCAGGTCGGTGCCGTGGAAACTGTCGTAAAGCAGCTTGGCGATTTCGATGTCGCCGGCTTCGGGCGCAACGCGGTAATAATCTGCCCCGCCATCCGCAGTGCGGCAGATCGCCTGACCGCCGGGCCGCCCCTTGCGGGCATAAAGCGCCTTGAGTGCATCGGAATCGGTTTCCGGTTCCGTCACCACGCGCATGAAGGCCACAGTGGCGCCTGCTGCGCGAGCCGCCGGAATGATTGCCTCGATCCGGTCGATGGCCGCTTCGGCCAGCGTCATGTCCACGCCAACACGCTTCAGCAAGCCGGACGGTCCGGCGAAATCGTTCTGGATGTCCACCACGATCAGTGCAGTCCTGGCCGGATCGATCAGCGGCGCAAGCGTTGCCGCATCCAGATGCGGCAGACCGGCAAGATCGGCCTCAGCCATGCACCGTTACCTTTTCACCAGCGGGAAAGCGTTCACGCAACGCGGGAAGCACCTTCTCGCCGAAGGTGGGAATACCCTTCAGATAATCGTCGAAGATCAGCATCAGCCCATCGGAGCCGGAGATTTCGAACAGGTCCGTCAGATATTGCAGTACCGTTTCCGGCGAACCTGCCACATGCGGGGCCATGAAGCCCGAACGCGCCTTGCGGGTGAAGTCGTTTTCCTTGCCGATCTCGCTGTCGAGGAAGCCATAGGCGCGCATCATGCCCGCCAGTGCGCCTTCATCGAAGCCTTCGCGGATCGCCTGAACCTTCTCTTCCGCCTCGGCATCGCTTTCGCCGAACACCAGGGTCATCATCGAATAGGTGCGGATCGAGCGGCCGACAGCGGCGGCATCGGCCTTGGCGGCCTCGCTCTCACGCTTCAGCTTCTCGTGCTGGCCGCCATAGAGGAAGATCGCGTCCATCTCGGCCGAGGTGAAGGCCATGCCCTGCTTGGACGTGCCCGCACAGACCAGGAAGGGCCGTGAAGAGGGCTTGGGCCAGCTGTGGCAGTCTTCCAGATTGAAATAATCGCCATGCTGGGTGACGCTGTCCTCGCTCCACAGGCCCTTGATCGCACGGATCCATTCGAGCGCGAGGTCATAGCGCTGATCGTGCCCGACATTTTCGGGCCATGCGCCCATCTGGTCGAACTCGCCGCGATAGGAGCCGGTCACGACGTTGAGGCCGGAACGGCCGTGGCTGATCTGGTCCAGCGTGGCGACCATCTTGGCGGCAACGGCGGGGTTCTGCAGCAGGGTGTGGATCGTCCCCCACACCTTCACCTTGCTGGTCGCTTCAGCGATGCCGGCAACGGTGAGGAAGGAATCCAGCTGTTCGTCCCAATGCCGGGTTTCGCCGCCATATCCGCGGAACTTGGCCATCGCCATGGCAAAATCCAGCCCGTGCTGTTCAGCAAGAACTGCCGAGGCCCGGCAATAGTCATAGGAACCGTCGATCTCCGGCTTGTTCTTCGACATGATCCAGCCGCCATTGGCGATGGGCAGGAAAACCCCCAGATCCTTGCCACCAGTATCGGAAGGCAACCCGAAGGGCGTGTGCTCAAGCTCGCTCATATCTCTTCGATTCCGTATTACTGTTGGCGGAACCGAACTTATGCCTTGTGCGCAGGCGATCTTGATTGGGGGCGTAGTTTAATTTGGCGGGCTTGTTCCCTGTCCGGTTGATGGGAGGAAGCGGAGCTTGCTCTGCAAAGGCCCGAGGCGCGTGGACCTGTCCGGCAGCTTGCCCAATGGCGGCTTTTTGCGATCTTTGACCGGAAGGGGTCATTCCGGAAACGATGACATTGCGGACACTCGCCATTCATGTTTTCATCGCGGCGTGGGCGACCGAAAGCACCTTCCCGATCCAGTCAGCTATTGCCGAGCTTTGCCTGATGAGAAGGTTCGGGCCTATCGCTCCATCTTCGGCACGGAATCACGCGAGTGGATCATCGCAAAACGCGAATTAGCTCGACGCAAATTTCCACGTTGGAAGCGCTACATCTACGATCGCTTGAACTGCGGCTATTGGCTTCCCTGGGATCCACCTGAACCAGACTAGATGGTAGGAGTGATGCGAACCAATGTCCGCTAACCCCAACTTTCCAGTCAATCAGGTTGGCAGCCAGGCGGTTCGTTAGCTGCCCATAGTTCAGGCTGACTGCAAAGGGCGGCTATCCTTCAATCTGCACCAAAAGCGGCCTCTCCGGAGACGACAATATTGCGGACGTCTGCGCTATCGTCATGCTGAACTTGTTTCAGCAACC from the Erythrobacter sp. SG61-1L genome contains:
- a CDS encoding MFS transporter, which gives rise to MTFDGRLKYLVLGALALLFFILNACTFNGLGVVLPYMVEELGWSWATAGVGFTLLGIACGLSGLIPALLIRKFGVSRTMLTGGTVLFSGFACLALTYNPFVYFLGTILLGIGFAICGQVPAVNVISHSFKKHSTAMGFYFTVGGLGSVAGPLIAFATQEFTNEWRLFWGGAAVAALLLSMFTSAVTATRWNNKDAGGKAKSADAKVGWNVRAAMRTPQYYVIVGAYTSLLLISTTVHGFAVQHLSDSGLGMGGAATVMSALALISAGASAVAGVAGEKMKPRALSMLSLATAIIGVFALMGGNNPAAIGIATLGLGIGIGFSYVSVAMLLLDVFGKRPNLELYSTMSLISTSAAIGPALGGIARDQLGSFSLVFLACGLIGTAFFMALLLFKRPTQPVEAEEAETVLAPAC
- a CDS encoding MFS transporter, with amino-acid sequence MTGFFDSRRQMGVLAAATTGSVLSTTATVHAVFGTFLVPLSQDFGWTRASISAVMAIIAVSCAIAYPLAGRYSDQHGSRKMILFGNVALGLSIAALSLTSGSLAQFYLTFLAIGIFGALPSTAMFAKLVAEWFDRNRGTAMGFSSGFGNGVGSTIMPIVAAVLVSTMGWRAGYLGIAGIILLVGFPVFYFLLHDVPSRSDPAQRAAAGAKLEGMTLKEAARVPAFWLLMIAIAAGGGISTAILSHVVPIVGDRGYSLGLGTAVVSVFALSASAWQVASGRMLDKANTPRIVVPMYALAIPGLFLLEFGTSAPMLLGAGVCLGIALGAQFGALPFFIARYFGLRHFGAILGVMYSAVIAGQGITPVLLDAAFDAVGSYRDAIVVSMAVMGLGSTLLFLLPAYRGERKVPAGAAVAVAH
- a CDS encoding isochorismatase family cysteine hydrolase → MAEADLAGLPHLDAATLAPLIDPARTALIVVDIQNDFAGPSGLLKRVGVDMTLAEAAIDRIEAIIPAARAAGATVAFMRVVTEPETDSDALKALYARKGRPGGQAICRTADGGADYYRVAPEAGDIEIAKLLYDSFHGTDLEDQLRARGIDTLVMTGVATDCCVDATTRAGFHRGFHVFVVSDACASYEEELHTGTLKVLHKNCALLTTADAVVSAWANNAQGAPL
- a CDS encoding LLM class flavin-dependent oxidoreductase, which codes for MSELEHTPFGLPSDTGGKDLGVFLPIANGGWIMSKNKPEIDGSYDYCRASAVLAEQHGLDFAMAMAKFRGYGGETRHWDEQLDSFLTVAGIAEATSKVKVWGTIHTLLQNPAVAAKMVATLDQISHGRSGLNVVTGSYRGEFDQMGAWPENVGHDQRYDLALEWIRAIKGLWSEDSVTQHGDYFNLEDCHSWPKPSSRPFLVCAGTSKQGMAFTSAEMDAIFLYGGQHEKLKRESEAAKADAAAVGRSIRTYSMMTLVFGESDAEAEEKVQAIREGFDEGALAGMMRAYGFLDSEIGKENDFTRKARSGFMAPHVAGSPETVLQYLTDLFEISGSDGLMLIFDDYLKGIPTFGEKVLPALRERFPAGEKVTVHG